A region of Caldicoprobacter guelmensis DNA encodes the following proteins:
- a CDS encoding Ger(x)C family spore germination protein has translation MRINDKRAKILLVLIIALILTGCWDMVEIERNAFILGIGIDPSESEGGKEERIMVTYQIALPAAMLGPGGQGEGGGGQGQSSTLNVSIQAKNLIMAEQTLMATLNQVPNYDHLQLVVFGEELAKKGIGHYLDFFFRDPRIRQRTKVAVSHDKASEVFKIQPKTVKSTSQYINDLLDENEKRSLIVLMPMDFGIMQRHFIRRLDICLPGITVKKDTLTLQGAGMFRGDKLVGWLTGSDVMSLKWLHGEPAKGTIDISSDKVETGNFAFKITGNKVSIRPVLINNRFVLKVKMEVEGDIAEIQNENFNTYDLAVIRQIESLVKQKITQSCRQVFSKLVNEYKTDCIEFGRRVQNYYPDFWEKYKDDWKEYFVNSDLQIEVDVKLRRIGVIK, from the coding sequence ATGAGGATAAATGATAAGCGCGCCAAGATTCTTCTTGTACTTATCATCGCACTCATACTGACGGGTTGCTGGGACATGGTTGAGATAGAGCGAAACGCTTTTATACTGGGTATAGGCATTGACCCTTCAGAAAGTGAAGGCGGAAAAGAAGAAAGGATTATGGTGACATACCAAATAGCATTGCCGGCTGCTATGCTGGGGCCAGGAGGCCAGGGAGAGGGAGGAGGGGGGCAGGGACAGAGCTCAACCCTGAATGTTAGCATTCAAGCAAAAAACTTGATAATGGCCGAACAGACGCTTATGGCCACCCTGAACCAGGTGCCAAACTACGACCACCTACAATTGGTGGTATTTGGCGAGGAGCTTGCCAAAAAGGGGATTGGCCACTACTTGGACTTCTTTTTTAGGGACCCCAGAATACGGCAGCGCACTAAAGTAGCGGTAAGCCATGACAAAGCCAGCGAAGTGTTTAAAATACAGCCTAAAACCGTCAAAAGTACATCCCAATATATCAATGACCTGCTTGACGAAAATGAGAAGCGCAGCCTGATCGTGCTTATGCCCATGGACTTCGGGATAATGCAGCGGCACTTTATCAGGCGGCTTGATATATGCTTGCCCGGCATAACCGTAAAAAAAGATACCTTGACCCTTCAGGGGGCTGGCATGTTTAGGGGCGATAAGCTTGTGGGATGGCTTACCGGTTCTGACGTCATGAGCCTAAAATGGCTTCACGGGGAGCCTGCAAAAGGTACCATCGACATATCCAGCGATAAAGTTGAAACAGGAAATTTCGCCTTTAAGATCACTGGCAACAAAGTATCCATAAGGCCGGTGCTCATCAACAACCGGTTTGTCTTGAAGGTCAAAATGGAGGTAGAGGGAGACATAGCCGAAATCCAAAATGAAAATTTCAACACCTATGACCTTGCCGTTATACGCCAAATTGAAAGCTTGGTGAAGCAGAAAATTACGCAATCTTGCAGGCAGGTGTTCAGCAAACTGGTGAATGAGTATAAAACCGATTGTATAGAATTCGGGCGGAGGGTACAAAACTACTACCCTGATTTTTGGGAAAAGTACAAAGATGATTGGAAGGAATATTTCGTGAATTCAGACCTTCAAATAGAAGTTGATGTAAAGCTGAGGAGAATAGGGGTAATAAAGTAA
- a CDS encoding GerAB/ArcD/ProY family transporter — protein sequence MKERSDRLSNIQITFVVSSTTIGVTVLTLPRTATELAKSGGFIATFITGLLMACALIITALLAKRFPNSTVMEYSREIIGLVPSKILGFVFFFYFISVTTAVLRLFCDAIKVLLLENTPLEVLIITFLLAAVYLCLNGISSIAKICETFEPLVIGTMLLVIVLSLKNFNFEELIPAFRQDVLEWIKAIPPLTISYLGFEVLLFITPYVQNASKVVKYALVGILPAVVLYTLFVAITVGIVGVEPVVRSLYPTLQLARYIKFPGGFAERFDIFFMIFWILGAYTTVSSYFYLSSVSITRLLGFRNYKPFIILNVPLIYMLTLFPQNIKEIIAFTQYVSYLGLVLIAVIVIIYILAVGLKKGELLKNEDK from the coding sequence ATGAAGGAGAGAAGCGACAGGCTGAGCAACATACAGATTACCTTTGTAGTATCATCTACAACCATTGGGGTAACAGTATTGACTTTGCCTCGTACAGCCACCGAATTGGCTAAATCAGGAGGGTTCATTGCGACATTCATTACCGGGTTATTGATGGCTTGTGCGTTGATTATAACTGCGCTGCTGGCCAAAAGATTTCCCAACAGTACCGTTATGGAATACAGCAGAGAGATAATAGGCCTTGTCCCATCCAAAATATTGGGATTTGTGTTCTTTTTTTATTTCATAAGCGTCACAACGGCCGTGTTAAGATTGTTTTGTGATGCTATAAAGGTGCTTTTGCTTGAAAATACACCACTTGAAGTGCTAATAATAACTTTTTTATTGGCAGCAGTTTACTTATGCCTCAATGGTATTAGCTCTATAGCTAAGATCTGTGAAACATTTGAACCCCTTGTAATTGGCACAATGCTTCTTGTAATCGTATTATCGTTGAAAAATTTCAATTTTGAAGAGCTAATACCGGCCTTCAGGCAAGATGTACTGGAGTGGATTAAAGCCATTCCACCTCTGACAATATCCTATCTAGGATTCGAGGTGTTGCTCTTTATCACCCCTTATGTTCAGAATGCCAGCAAAGTTGTAAAATATGCTCTTGTCGGCATATTGCCTGCTGTCGTCTTATATACCCTGTTTGTAGCAATCACCGTAGGGATAGTAGGGGTAGAGCCCGTTGTACGTTCGCTGTATCCCACCCTTCAGCTGGCCAGATACATAAAGTTCCCTGGAGGTTTTGCCGAGAGATTTGACATATTCTTCATGATCTTCTGGATCCTGGGTGCATATACGACCGTCTCTTCGTATTTCTACCTTTCATCGGTTTCAATAACAAGGCTGTTGGGCTTTAGAAATTACAAACCTTTTATAATCTTGAATGTGCCGTTAATCTACATGCTAACCTTGTTTCCACAAAATATTAAAGAGATTATTGCATTTACTCAATATGTGAGCTATCTCGGGCTGGTACTAATAGCCGTAATAGTAATTATTTATATTCTGGCAGTGGGGCTTAAAAAGGGGGAACTGTTAAAAAATGAGGATAAATGA
- a CDS encoding spore germination protein, with protein MKYIDGSPNPKNRKKMEENNPPKLKSEEQVDLTLDKEVSKNLEKFKAFLKDSSDVVFREFNLGMRNIPCALVYIDGLVNTTIVNEQILKPLMYQIALLESSLNQTIQPDKMFEMVKLHALAIGEVKEVKTLDDAFLRVLSGEVAVMIDGFDKILIANARGWPQRSIEEPPSEIVIRGPREGFTETLRVNTALIRRKIKDPNLVIKAIQVGRRGKTDVAYAYIKGIANQELVEEVERRLAQIDVDIFLDSSQLEHYIQDNYLTSFPQIEVTERPDKAVASLVEGRVVILMDNSPYALIVPATFYQFFQSAEDYYERWVLSSVIRLLRWSGAILASLTPALYVAIVSFHPGFIPTNLAISIAATRSTVPFPAFVEALLMEVTFELLREAGARLPRAIGQTIGIVGGLIIGDAAVRAGITSPIMVIVVAITAIASFLIPSYSAAMAIRLLRFPFIVLAALLGIYGVMLGFIILNVHLVTIKSFGVSYMSPQAPIRYQDWKDFLIRMPSQIMMRRPTSTYAIDIDRRDQDPVKEEVQ; from the coding sequence ATGAAGTACATAGACGGTTCGCCCAATCCCAAAAACAGAAAGAAGATGGAAGAAAACAACCCTCCAAAGCTAAAGAGCGAAGAACAGGTTGACCTGACGCTGGACAAGGAAGTAAGCAAGAATCTGGAAAAGTTTAAGGCTTTTTTAAAAGACAGCAGCGATGTGGTGTTCCGTGAGTTCAACCTGGGGATGAGAAATATCCCCTGTGCGCTGGTATATATAGATGGTTTGGTTAACACAACCATTGTCAATGAGCAGATATTAAAACCCCTGATGTACCAAATTGCCCTTCTGGAATCCAGCCTAAACCAGACCATACAGCCCGATAAGATGTTTGAAATGGTCAAGCTTCATGCATTGGCAATAGGTGAAGTCAAGGAAGTAAAAACCCTGGATGACGCTTTCTTGCGCGTTTTATCTGGCGAAGTGGCGGTAATGATAGATGGCTTCGACAAAATCCTTATAGCTAACGCCAGGGGCTGGCCCCAGCGCAGCATAGAGGAACCACCCTCAGAAATTGTGATTCGCGGGCCCCGCGAAGGATTCACCGAAACTTTGAGGGTAAACACAGCTTTAATTAGAAGGAAGATCAAGGACCCGAACCTGGTAATAAAAGCTATTCAGGTTGGTCGCCGCGGCAAAACCGACGTGGCATATGCGTATATTAAAGGTATAGCCAACCAGGAACTGGTGGAAGAGGTGGAGCGAAGGCTTGCCCAAATAGACGTCGATATCTTTCTTGACAGCAGCCAGCTAGAGCATTACATTCAGGATAACTACCTTACCTCTTTCCCGCAAATTGAGGTTACCGAGCGCCCAGACAAGGCGGTGGCCAGCCTGGTTGAGGGCAGAGTGGTCATATTGATGGACAACAGCCCTTATGCCCTTATAGTGCCAGCCACATTTTATCAGTTTTTCCAGAGCGCTGAAGATTACTATGAACGCTGGGTACTCTCTTCTGTCATCAGGCTTTTGCGCTGGAGCGGAGCTATTTTGGCGTCACTTACTCCGGCTCTATATGTAGCTATTGTCTCTTTTCATCCGGGCTTCATTCCCACCAATCTGGCAATATCCATTGCCGCCACTCGTTCAACCGTACCTTTCCCGGCGTTTGTTGAAGCCCTGCTTATGGAAGTCACATTTGAGCTTCTAAGGGAAGCGGGAGCAAGGCTGCCGCGGGCCATCGGCCAGACCATAGGTATAGTAGGCGGTTTGATCATAGGAGATGCAGCCGTTAGAGCGGGGATTACCAGCCCTATTATGGTCATTGTAGTGGCTATTACGGCAATTGCCTCGTTTCTCATTCCATCCTATAGTGCTGCCATGGCCATAAGATTGCTTCGCTTCCCCTTTATCGTATTGGCTGCTTTATTGGGCATATATGGGGTCATGTTAGGTTTTATCATATTAAACGTACACCTGGTGACCATTAAGAGCTTTGGCGTAAGCTATATGAGCCCTCAAGCTCCTATCAGGTATCAGGATTGGAAAGATTTCCTTATACGTATGCCTAGCCAAATCATGATGCGAAGGCCCACCAGCACTTATGCCATAGACATCGATCGGCGAGACCAGGACCCTGTCAAGGAGGAAGTTCAATGA
- a CDS encoding DUF1015 domain-containing protein — translation MAQVIPFKGFRYNTSKIDDLSKVMTPPYDVISPAEQDQFYQMSQYNIIRLELGKEEPGDDECHNKYTRAARYLKDWIENKILVQDKQPSFYIYQQQFSLTNGKAYTRTGFIGLVRLEEFSKGVILPHENTLSKPKADRLQLMRACEANFSQIFALYDDPTKKIPSLLKQYIESHSPDIEVEAIPGIIEKLWVVSEHSVIQQIQDNMADKKLYIADGHHRYETALTYRNERMAQNPHHTGDDLYNFVMMMMVEMEDPGLVILPTHRAISGIKGFSKEEFLKSAAKDFIVEEHTFSGKTLKQRADEMEGLLAEKGSHSFVFYDGDAKSCYVLTLKSMRIMDERLPQHDISYRSLDVTILHTLLLEPLLGIGKEQMANQDFITYTHDLMEGAQWVEEGRCQMAFFLNPTSVKQVKEVSLAGEKMPQKSTYFYPKLLTGLVINKF, via the coding sequence ATGGCACAGGTTATACCTTTTAAAGGTTTTCGTTACAATACTTCCAAGATAGATGACCTGTCGAAGGTGATGACTCCTCCTTATGATGTGATATCGCCAGCGGAGCAGGATCAGTTCTACCAAATGAGCCAGTACAACATAATTCGTCTGGAGCTGGGGAAGGAAGAGCCCGGGGATGATGAATGCCACAATAAATATACCAGGGCTGCCCGGTATTTAAAGGATTGGATCGAAAATAAAATACTGGTTCAGGATAAGCAGCCTTCTTTCTACATTTATCAGCAGCAGTTCAGCCTTACAAACGGTAAGGCGTACACGCGTACGGGTTTTATTGGGCTTGTAAGGCTGGAAGAGTTTTCAAAGGGTGTTATACTGCCACACGAGAACACCCTTTCTAAGCCAAAGGCCGATAGATTACAGCTCATGCGGGCCTGTGAAGCCAATTTTAGCCAGATATTTGCGCTTTACGATGACCCTACAAAAAAAATCCCGTCGTTACTCAAACAATATATTGAGTCCCATTCCCCAGACATAGAGGTGGAGGCCATACCGGGTATTATAGAGAAGCTGTGGGTAGTATCCGAGCATTCCGTGATACAGCAAATCCAAGATAATATGGCGGATAAAAAGCTTTACATCGCAGATGGCCATCATCGATACGAGACAGCCCTTACATACCGGAATGAACGTATGGCTCAAAATCCGCACCATACGGGGGATGACCTTTATAACTTTGTTATGATGATGATGGTGGAGATGGAAGACCCGGGACTTGTTATACTTCCTACCCACAGAGCCATAAGCGGTATCAAAGGCTTTTCAAAAGAAGAGTTCCTTAAAAGCGCAGCTAAAGACTTCATAGTGGAGGAGCATACATTTTCAGGCAAAACCCTAAAGCAGCGTGCAGATGAAATGGAAGGCCTGCTTGCTGAAAAAGGCAGCCATAGCTTTGTATTCTATGACGGCGATGCTAAGAGCTGTTATGTCCTCACCTTGAAGAGCATGCGAATTATGGATGAGCGTTTACCCCAGCATGACATATCATACCGGAGTTTGGATGTCACCATTCTCCATACGCTGCTGCTTGAACCGCTACTAGGGATAGGTAAGGAACAGATGGCAAACCAGGACTTTATCACTTATACTCATGATTTGATGGAAGGGGCACAGTGGGTGGAAGAGGGTAGATGTCAAATGGCCTTCTTCCTCAATCCCACCTCGGTAAAGCAGGTAAAAGAGGTTTCATTGGCTGGGGAGAAGATGCCGCAAAAGTCTACTTATTTTTATCCCAAGCTGCTTACAGGATTGGTGATAAACAAGTTTTAG
- a CDS encoding cupin domain-containing protein: MIKKAHEMEAELREKMRGGNGTVKITHIGKGELPSKVRLFARITLEKGCSIGFHKHDQETEMFYFLKGKGKVDDDGTIHYVEAGDAMFTGGGKGHSVENCGDEPLEMIAVIVLD, translated from the coding sequence ATGATCAAAAAAGCCCATGAGATGGAAGCGGAACTCAGAGAGAAGATGAGGGGAGGGAATGGCACAGTCAAGATTACACACATAGGGAAAGGAGAGTTGCCTTCAAAGGTCAGGCTGTTTGCGAGGATCACTTTGGAAAAAGGCTGCTCCATAGGTTTCCATAAACACGATCAAGAGACCGAGATGTTCTATTTCTTAAAAGGTAAGGGCAAAGTTGATGACGACGGCACAATCCACTACGTAGAAGCCGGGGATGCCATGTTTACAGGAGGCGGAAAAGGGCATTCGGTTGAAAATTGCGGCGACGAGCCGCTGGAAATGATAGCCGTCATTGTGCTGGATTGA
- the spoIIP gene encoding stage II sporulation protein P, with protein MFRQISLLMMFVFFLLSIYPNSAHADDWYNETPDYFTVYLQDGTTLFKIGSRIYVDDEYISQNNKKYIITQVNISKKIAIAEFVEDIKLPDVSDLFSESFMPVLAQYGNKTIGIYCTHTDESYLPSDGAASIRANGGILDVARKLGEALKDRGIKAVVDTTPHDPHDAGAYRRSRQTAFRIIKEHRPLALFDVHRDAVPKEEYITRLNGQEITKVRIVVGKSNQNRQVNETFAYRIKAVADRRYPGLIKDIFIGKGSYNQELHPRSLLLEFGTYDHMKERALKSATLFAEVVDIALFGTTARYGERRWEQQRERLQEKQGAETQENPEAGRGLFILLLFVFIGGGIFFFLSQGKEEAFQKLINIKNLVLAIKENITNFLRK; from the coding sequence ATGTTCAGACAGATTTCTCTATTGATGATGTTCGTATTCTTTTTGCTTTCAATATATCCTAATTCTGCCCACGCAGATGACTGGTATAATGAAACTCCAGACTACTTTACGGTATATTTGCAAGATGGAACCACTCTTTTTAAAATTGGAAGCAGGATATACGTGGATGACGAATACATCAGCCAGAACAATAAAAAATACATAATTACCCAGGTGAATATTTCAAAAAAGATTGCCATAGCTGAATTTGTAGAAGATATAAAGCTGCCTGACGTTTCGGACCTGTTTTCAGAGTCATTCATGCCGGTTTTAGCACAATATGGTAATAAAACCATAGGGATTTATTGTACACACACCGATGAATCGTATTTGCCTTCGGATGGAGCAGCCAGCATAAGGGCAAATGGAGGTATACTGGACGTAGCCAGAAAACTCGGTGAAGCGCTCAAAGACAGGGGAATAAAAGCAGTAGTTGACACAACCCCTCATGACCCTCATGACGCGGGGGCATATAGGCGTTCAAGACAAACGGCTTTTAGAATAATAAAGGAACATAGGCCACTTGCCCTTTTCGATGTACACAGGGATGCAGTTCCCAAAGAGGAATATATAACCAGATTGAACGGACAGGAAATCACCAAAGTACGCATTGTGGTGGGAAAAAGCAACCAAAACCGACAGGTCAATGAAACGTTCGCATATCGGATAAAGGCTGTAGCAGATAGACGTTATCCAGGCCTTATAAAAGACATATTCATAGGTAAGGGAAGCTATAATCAGGAACTCCATCCCCGTTCACTGCTTTTGGAGTTTGGAACGTATGACCACATGAAGGAACGGGCTTTAAAGTCAGCCACCCTATTTGCTGAGGTGGTAGACATAGCTCTTTTTGGTACCACCGCCAGGTATGGAGAGAGGCGCTGGGAACAACAAAGGGAAAGGTTACAGGAAAAACAAGGAGCTGAGACACAAGAGAATCCAGAAGCAGGAAGAGGATTATTCATTTTGTTACTTTTTGTATTCATCGGTGGAGGTATTTTCTTCTTCTTAAGCCAGGGGAAAGAAGAGGCATTTCAAAAGCTTATAAATATCAAAAACCTCGTTTTAGCCATAAAGGAGAACATTACAAACTTTTTGCGCAAATGA
- a CDS encoding peptidoglycan-binding domain-containing protein — translation MVCKRRILRIGNWGDDVAVLQNILASLDYYTGPIDGIFGPLTRQAVMRLQADNGLVPDGIVGPLTYNVIDQLVP, via the coding sequence ATGGTATGTAAAAGGAGAATCTTGCGCATAGGCAATTGGGGCGACGATGTCGCCGTTTTGCAAAATATACTTGCTAGCCTAGATTATTACACTGGTCCAATCGACGGAATTTTTGGCCCCCTTACTCGCCAGGCGGTCATGCGACTTCAAGCCGATAATGGCCTGGTGCCCGATGGAATAGTGGGTCCCCTGACCTATAACGTTATTGACCAATTAGTACCTTAA
- a CDS encoding HAD hydrolase-like protein: protein MSAIEILEPLPESRMHIEAALFDFDGTISTLRQGWESVMRPLMIEMISGPYPPDDDLVREVDEYIDESTGIQTIFQMQWLAEAVKRYGRNPEVHDPWWYKAEYNRRLMNMVEGRIKALEEGKQKPEEYMICGVKDFLEALCARGIKIFVASGTDHPDVVREIKALGLLDYFTEIAGAPVGQARCSKETVLRRLITEHGLRGQQLLVVGDGKVEIGLGREVGAVTLGAATDEINRRGINEIKRRRLIKAGAHAIVGDFVNYMDILEEWLKL from the coding sequence GTGAGCGCAATCGAAATATTGGAACCTCTGCCTGAGTCGAGGATGCACATTGAAGCTGCGTTGTTTGATTTTGATGGTACAATATCTACGCTTAGACAGGGCTGGGAGAGTGTAATGCGCCCGCTGATGATAGAGATGATAAGCGGTCCATATCCGCCGGACGATGACTTGGTGAGAGAGGTTGACGAATATATAGACGAATCTACCGGTATTCAGACCATATTTCAGATGCAGTGGTTGGCTGAGGCGGTCAAGCGCTACGGTAGAAATCCTGAAGTACATGACCCGTGGTGGTATAAGGCGGAATACAATCGCAGGCTTATGAATATGGTTGAGGGGCGTATAAAGGCCTTGGAAGAAGGTAAGCAAAAGCCGGAAGAGTATATGATATGTGGGGTTAAGGATTTCTTGGAGGCGCTTTGTGCAAGGGGCATAAAAATTTTTGTGGCCAGCGGGACTGACCATCCCGATGTGGTCCGAGAGATAAAAGCCCTCGGCCTGTTGGACTATTTTACAGAGATAGCAGGTGCACCGGTTGGGCAAGCCAGATGTTCAAAGGAAACGGTATTGCGGAGGTTGATCACCGAGCACGGGCTGAGGGGGCAGCAACTGCTGGTGGTAGGCGATGGCAAAGTGGAGATAGGTTTGGGCCGAGAGGTAGGTGCTGTGACGCTGGGTGCCGCTACCGACGAGATAAACCGCAGGGGGATCAATGAGATTAAGCGCAGACGTTTGATAAAGGCTGGCGCACACGCCATAGTGGGGGATTTTGTGAATTATATGGATATATTGGAAGAGTGGCTGAAGTTATGA
- a CDS encoding bifunctional heptose 7-phosphate kinase/heptose 1-phosphate adenyltransferase, translating to MVDIYGGFSFARLEHLLNAISSIKVAVVGDACLDVYWEADMTLSELSRETPHFPLPVVEERMSGGAGANTAQDFAALGVNSVMLISVIGRDWRADQLLKVLHEAGVSTEHILSSPAWITPAYCKPRRHGISEVVYEDPRIDFENRKPLPEDVEAGLIERLREVAPLVDVIAVVDQLKYGVITEKVIHEVERLAAQGKVVVVDSRMRIGRYKRVIVKPNEVEAIRAVEPHLDPRGCNKEDWYRVARKLSERVGGPVLMTVGDKGAVWVDEGSITEIPTKPVEPPIDIVGAGDAFMSAFCAALAAGATGPEAAYLGNLAAAITVRKIGITGTASPEEIKQRYMEVHL from the coding sequence ATGGTTGATATATATGGCGGTTTTTCATTTGCCAGGCTAGAGCATCTGCTAAATGCCATTAGTAGTATAAAGGTGGCGGTTGTAGGGGATGCGTGTTTGGATGTTTACTGGGAAGCTGACATGACGCTGAGCGAGCTGTCGCGTGAGACGCCCCATTTTCCTCTGCCGGTTGTGGAAGAGCGGATGTCGGGTGGTGCGGGAGCCAATACTGCTCAAGATTTTGCGGCACTAGGTGTGAATTCAGTGATGTTGATTTCTGTTATAGGTAGAGATTGGCGTGCTGATCAGCTGTTGAAGGTCTTACATGAGGCGGGTGTGTCTACAGAGCATATTCTTTCATCCCCTGCTTGGATAACGCCTGCTTATTGTAAACCTAGGCGCCATGGCATATCTGAGGTGGTATATGAAGACCCGAGAATCGATTTTGAAAACAGGAAGCCATTGCCAGAAGATGTAGAGGCTGGTTTAATAGAAAGGCTGAGAGAGGTAGCGCCTTTGGTTGACGTTATAGCCGTGGTGGATCAGCTTAAATATGGTGTGATTACAGAAAAAGTGATTCATGAGGTAGAGCGTTTGGCTGCCCAAGGGAAAGTGGTAGTGGTGGATAGCAGGATGCGAATAGGGCGGTATAAAAGGGTGATAGTTAAGCCCAACGAAGTGGAAGCTATAAGGGCTGTAGAACCCCACCTGGATCCCCGCGGGTGCAACAAGGAGGATTGGTACAGGGTTGCTAGAAAGCTGTCCGAACGGGTTGGAGGGCCGGTGCTTATGACGGTGGGAGATAAAGGCGCTGTATGGGTGGATGAAGGAAGCATCACAGAGATTCCCACAAAGCCGGTTGAGCCGCCCATAGATATTGTAGGGGCAGGGGATGCGTTTATGTCGGCTTTTTGCGCAGCTTTGGCGGCGGGTGCTACCGGTCCCGAGGCTGCTTACCTTGGCAACTTGGCGGCTGCGATAACGGTGCGCAAGATAGGGATAACAGGTACTGCCAGCCCTGAGGAGATAAAACAGAGATATATGGAGGTGCACCTGTGA
- a CDS encoding dihydrodipicolinate synthase family protein, with translation MGKGDDIRGIIVPLLTPFDKFEKLDEGLFRKQVRYLLSCGVHGLSPGGSTGEGAMVKDEELARMIEIIREEDTRGIKVIAGIIRCSVRDAISAGLIAKKAGADALMVTPVFYNVLVPNEEGNYLYFKKISDEVGLPIIIYNVIPQNPVSVNMFLKLLEIDNVIGIKQSIGGIMEMYAMKQACKDKGLVFAATDEMLFSCFELGADGAISAILSLFPRIAVKMWNLCRAGKYEEGIMLQNKVYPVWKAIGGPQFTAKMKAVLKAVGRDCGYPLSPMLECDTDFILSIKSQLDEIIAEEESIDNLLICKELN, from the coding sequence GTGGGTAAAGGTGATGATATAAGAGGTATTATAGTACCATTGCTTACACCATTTGATAAGTTTGAGAAATTAGATGAAGGATTATTTCGCAAACAGGTGAGGTATTTGTTATCGTGTGGAGTGCATGGGTTAAGTCCAGGAGGAAGTACCGGCGAGGGGGCCATGGTAAAAGACGAGGAACTAGCCCGCATGATAGAGATAATAAGAGAAGAGGATACACGTGGAATTAAAGTAATTGCAGGTATAATTAGATGTTCGGTGCGTGATGCTATTAGTGCAGGTCTTATTGCTAAAAAGGCAGGAGCCGATGCTTTAATGGTAACGCCTGTATTTTATAATGTGCTTGTACCCAATGAAGAAGGTAATTACTTATACTTTAAGAAGATCTCCGATGAAGTTGGACTTCCTATTATAATTTACAATGTTATTCCTCAAAATCCAGTATCTGTGAATATGTTTCTCAAACTTTTGGAGATTGATAACGTTATTGGGATCAAGCAAAGCATTGGTGGCATTATGGAGATGTATGCAATGAAACAAGCATGTAAAGATAAGGGACTTGTTTTTGCTGCAACAGATGAAATGCTTTTTTCCTGTTTTGAATTAGGAGCAGATGGGGCAATTTCGGCAATCTTGTCTCTTTTTCCAAGGATTGCAGTAAAAATGTGGAACTTGTGTCGTGCAGGGAAGTATGAAGAAGGGATAATGCTTCAAAATAAAGTATATCCCGTATGGAAAGCAATTGGGGGACCTCAATTTACGGCGAAAATGAAGGCTGTATTAAAAGCAGTGGGAAGAGACTGTGGTTATCCGTTGAGCCCCATGTTAGAATGCGATACAGATTTTATTTTAAGTATAAAATCGCAGTTAGACGAGATTATTGCTGAAGAGGAATCAATAGATAATCTTTTGATATGTAAAGAATTGAATTAG
- the dapA gene encoding 4-hydroxy-tetrahydrodipicolinate synthase, protein MKKNFGKILLPIITPFKENEEVDYEVFKELLNYLIENNCFDTLIVTGTTGEFNTLTFEERVNLFEIAVKVLNGKKPIIAGTGCGSTRETIALTKAAKSLGIDTCMIVAPFYCKPTQQAIKEHYLAIADECDVDILLYNIPLFTGVNIEPSTLRELAKNKRFIGIKDEAGVNPVQLTDYYYAVKDINPDFLLINGDDIMLMPTIAQGAVAIVSGGAHILSKEIRQVFELCAAGKLEEAIEIYRKIFLFCKTNGINGRIHPNSMLRAAIEIVTGIKVGKPRRPLDGINEAERQILLNTLREIGLIK, encoded by the coding sequence ATGAAAAAGAATTTTGGGAAGATTCTTTTACCAATTATTACACCTTTTAAAGAAAATGAAGAGGTAGATTATGAAGTATTTAAGGAATTATTGAATTATTTGATTGAAAATAATTGTTTTGACACATTGATCGTTACAGGAACAACGGGTGAATTTAATACTTTGACGTTTGAAGAACGGGTAAATCTCTTTGAAATTGCAGTTAAAGTATTAAACGGGAAGAAACCGATAATAGCAGGTACTGGGTGTGGATCAACAAGGGAAACAATTGCTTTAACTAAAGCTGCAAAATCCCTGGGAATTGATACTTGTATGATAGTCGCACCGTTTTATTGTAAGCCCACTCAGCAGGCTATTAAAGAACATTATCTTGCAATTGCTGATGAGTGTGATGTGGATATTCTACTTTACAATATACCCCTTTTTACTGGTGTTAATATAGAGCCTTCTACTTTAAGAGAGCTTGCAAAGAACAAGAGATTTATAGGGATTAAAGATGAGGCTGGGGTAAATCCTGTTCAGTTGACGGATTATTACTATGCGGTGAAGGATATAAATCCAGATTTCTTGCTTATCAATGGAGATGATATAATGTTAATGCCTACCATTGCACAAGGCGCAGTGGCTATAGTGAGTGGAGGTGCTCATATACTTTCTAAAGAAATAAGGCAGGTGTTTGAGCTTTGTGCTGCGGGTAAGTTAGAGGAAGCTATAGAGATATACAGAAAGATATTTTTATTCTGCAAGACGAATGGGATTAATGGACGGATACATCCAAATTCCATGTTAAGGGCGGCGATAGAAATAGTGACGGGTATTAAAGTAGGTAAACCAAGAAGGCCTCTTGATGGAATAAATGAAGCTGAAAGGCAGATTCTTTTAAATACATTAAGGGAAATAGGTTTAATTAAATAA